A window from Chryseobacterium vaccae encodes these proteins:
- a CDS encoding TlpA family protein disulfide reductase — protein MKKNIIYLVLIVIIGVIVFIPGVRSYLKDQFFPVATIENAVHVSEEDYDIELKGMNVPDTNLKNFRNKAVFLNFWGTWCPPCRKEWPSIQKLYDSRKENVDFVLIAMNDKEDAVKKFLAENNYNVPVYIAQSPISEKILPKAFPTTFLLDKTGRIIIKEDAYRDWNTETVHQFIDNIIK, from the coding sequence ATGAAAAAGAATATTATTTACCTCGTACTGATCGTCATCATTGGTGTTATTGTATTTATTCCGGGAGTAAGAAGCTACCTGAAAGACCAGTTTTTCCCGGTGGCTACCATTGAGAATGCAGTGCATGTAAGTGAAGAAGATTATGATATTGAGCTGAAAGGAATGAATGTTCCGGATACCAACCTTAAAAACTTCAGAAACAAAGCTGTTTTTCTTAATTTCTGGGGAACATGGTGCCCTCCATGCAGAAAAGAATGGCCTTCTATTCAAAAGCTGTATGATTCCCGAAAAGAAAATGTAGATTTTGTACTCATCGCAATGAATGATAAAGAGGATGCTGTAAAAAAATTCCTCGCAGAAAACAATTACAATGTTCCCGTATATATTGCGCAAAGCCCGATCTCTGAAAAGATTCTTCCCAAAGCTTTCCCTACTACGTTCCTTTTGGACAAAACAGGAAGAATCATCATTAAAGAAGATGCTTACAGAGATTGGAATACGGAAACTGTGCATCAATTCATTGATAACATTATCAAGTAA
- a CDS encoding YkvA family protein: protein MKYSKLNLAKEAISHKGFVKKIPDIFRMVKMWRKGIYPMKSLDIILPLLGLLYVISPIDLLPEFAIPVLGVMDDIAVLSLTIPKLIKEVDKFLLWEAEQRLKGTKVIDAEIVK from the coding sequence ATGAAGTATTCAAAATTGAATCTTGCAAAAGAAGCCATTAGCCACAAAGGTTTCGTAAAAAAAATCCCTGACATTTTCAGAATGGTAAAAATGTGGAGAAAAGGAATCTATCCTATGAAATCCCTTGACATCATCCTGCCTTTACTGGGACTTTTATATGTGATCTCCCCTATTGATCTTCTCCCTGAATTTGCCATTCCGGTACTGGGCGTTATGGATGATATTGCCGTTTTATCGCTCACTATCCCAAAACTGATTAAAGAAGTGGACAAATTCCTGCTTTGGGAAGCTGAACAAAGGCTGAAAGGCACAAAAGTTATTGATGCAGAAATTGTAAAATAA
- the pyrF gene encoding orotidine-5'-phosphate decarboxylase yields MESKKEFFLECYKLGIIKFGRFTLKSGIESPFYVDLRPLASDPKILKNLANYLLEMLPLDNFDLICGVPYAALPMATAMSLESYIPLIIKRKEAKSYGTKKLIEGIYQKGQNCLLVEDVITSGKSLVETIAEVEQEDLKVADIVVVLDREQGGKQLLESKGYRVHTLFNISEVCDILQETGELSDEEVARIQDFLQGNHIQFEEKIRPSYEQKLQQTQHSVSKKLLETALAKQSNLIASADVTTTQELLDLAEKVGPHIIALKTHIDIISDFDYEKTILPLKELASKHQFLLMEDRKFADIGNTQELQFTSGVFKITDWADFVTSQVIGGFESLDCFKNVGVVAIVGMSSKGALTTAAYREEALKVALSHPNVIGGVSQNQIPEDLLLFTPGVNLADSGDGKGQQYNTPEHVFKMLHTDFIIVGRGIYKSDNPEAAAVTYKNEGWNAYINSLQKKEIQG; encoded by the coding sequence ATGGAAAGTAAAAAAGAATTCTTCTTAGAGTGCTATAAGCTGGGCATCATTAAATTCGGAAGGTTTACCCTGAAAAGTGGTATCGAAAGTCCGTTTTATGTAGACCTCAGACCTTTGGCTTCAGACCCTAAAATTTTAAAAAATCTTGCTAATTATTTATTGGAAATGCTTCCTCTGGATAATTTTGACCTGATCTGCGGAGTTCCTTATGCTGCTCTTCCAATGGCTACGGCCATGTCACTGGAAAGCTATATTCCATTAATCATTAAAAGAAAAGAAGCAAAGAGCTACGGAACAAAAAAACTGATTGAAGGAATTTACCAGAAAGGGCAGAACTGTCTTTTGGTAGAAGATGTCATCACTTCCGGAAAATCGCTTGTAGAAACAATTGCTGAAGTAGAGCAGGAAGATCTTAAGGTAGCTGATATTGTTGTGGTACTGGACAGAGAACAGGGAGGAAAACAACTACTGGAAAGTAAAGGTTACAGAGTACATACGCTTTTCAATATTTCGGAAGTATGCGATATTCTTCAGGAAACCGGAGAATTATCTGATGAAGAAGTGGCTAGAATCCAGGATTTTCTTCAGGGAAACCATATCCAGTTTGAAGAAAAAATCAGACCTTCTTATGAACAGAAACTACAGCAGACCCAGCATTCTGTTTCAAAAAAGTTACTAGAAACTGCCTTGGCTAAACAATCCAACCTGATTGCTTCGGCAGATGTTACAACCACTCAGGAACTTTTGGATCTTGCTGAAAAAGTAGGTCCGCATATCATTGCTTTAAAAACCCATATTGATATTATTTCAGATTTTGATTACGAAAAAACCATACTTCCTTTAAAAGAGCTTGCTTCAAAACATCAGTTTCTTCTAATGGAAGACCGCAAGTTTGCTGATATTGGAAATACCCAAGAGCTTCAGTTTACAAGCGGAGTTTTCAAAATTACAGACTGGGCAGATTTTGTGACCTCCCAGGTGATAGGTGGTTTTGAATCTTTAGATTGTTTCAAGAATGTAGGCGTAGTAGCCATTGTTGGAATGTCTTCCAAAGGAGCTTTAACTACTGCTGCATATCGTGAAGAAGCCCTTAAAGTAGCATTATCACATCCTAATGTAATTGGTGGAGTATCACAAAACCAGATTCCGGAAGATCTTTTATTATTTACTCCGGGGGTAAATCTTGCCGACTCGGGAGACGGAAAAGGCCAGCAGTATAATACTCCGGAGCACGTTTTCAAAATGCTTCATACCGATTTCATTATCGTAGGAAGAGGTATTTATAAGTCTGATAATCCAGAAGCAGCTGCGGTTACCTATAAAAACGAAGGCTGGAATGCTTATATCAATTCTTTACAAAAAAAAGAGATTCAGGGTTAA
- a CDS encoding gluzincin family metallopeptidase, giving the protein MKKISICLILFCGIVQVSAQKDSIYIEAKLSADKKTLEVNQEVVYYNHSEKDLHTVKLLNWVSAYNKQKSALVYRKLEDRNSDLHFAKSEELGRLLDLNITTSEKRPLSVNSISDESIFLPLKEALKPGESITLQLHYRMQLPSKKFTGYGTDGKNTALKYFFIVPDHFDPDNISKRSYNDIEESVSFNTFWTVNFDLPPNSFVEGNLPQPQMNSFKGYLESDPEFIVSENGLPSMRLNVDGADTEIKFGYPLKPEEKQNLEFYLPLHLKFIKEKIGTLPQSLFISEKFRSKEDFFGNNDITFWNFRFQLFTDAEKTDLDYFGIIAKKILDEKIITDKEKDHWFKNGLKSYLEIQYLQKFYQDTKLLGTLPETKIFGVKPLKLFHASNVKLLDRYGLAYQYIMSQNLDQKIDEKFSALSNFNDMAVSSFETGSLFSYTADKMSYEQFNTVLREYVLQNTGKKIAPEGFLSELTKTDKTSGYLSGFLKQKNRVDFRLKNIKKEGDLFNIRIGKNTDLPIPVKLETQTTEGEKKAYWIETEENERIKNITLPASDDIHKVTLNSGYIFPESKYRDNFLYAKGLFSNTKKIKLKLIKDIPNPEYNEIYVSPRVRFNNTYDKFLFGINLKNQSFFDQKFLYSVTPMYSSGTGKLTGSGAVSYSFLPAESIIRSLTFGVSGSYFHYDYGLAYRKGSLFSSISFRKDPRSTVSRSIGISYNYFERDLSPKMIANQDYGKYNLWSFGYGYSDSQMIHEKSLSLSAQGMEDFNKITAEGFYRWEFAPKQKLSLRLFAGYFVRNDTRNNMFNYGISRVSNYSFSYNLLGESANSGILSQQFILADGGFKSFIPGSVNQWITSFNVDSSVWKIFHVYADAGMYKNKNRPTQFIWDSGIKVRVIPDFLEVYFPIQSSLGFEPSFKDYGKRIRYTLVLNLGSIINAARRGWY; this is encoded by the coding sequence TTGAAAAAGATCAGCATTTGCCTTATTTTGTTTTGTGGAATTGTACAGGTTTCTGCACAGAAAGACAGCATTTATATTGAGGCCAAACTTTCCGCCGACAAAAAGACACTGGAAGTAAACCAGGAAGTCGTTTATTATAATCATTCCGAGAAAGATCTTCACACGGTAAAGCTTCTGAATTGGGTTTCAGCTTATAACAAACAAAAATCAGCTTTAGTCTACAGAAAACTGGAAGACCGGAACAGTGATCTTCATTTTGCTAAAAGTGAAGAGTTGGGCAGACTTTTAGATCTCAATATCACAACTTCTGAAAAGCGGCCATTGTCAGTAAACTCTATTTCAGACGAAAGCATTTTTCTTCCTCTGAAAGAAGCATTAAAACCTGGTGAAAGCATTACATTACAGCTGCACTACCGGATGCAGCTTCCCAGTAAGAAGTTTACGGGATATGGCACAGACGGTAAAAATACAGCATTAAAATATTTCTTTATTGTTCCGGATCATTTTGATCCGGACAATATTTCCAAAAGGAGCTATAACGACATTGAGGAATCTGTAAGCTTCAATACTTTCTGGACTGTCAATTTTGACCTTCCACCAAATAGTTTCGTTGAAGGAAATCTACCACAGCCTCAAATGAATTCCTTTAAAGGTTACCTGGAATCAGATCCGGAATTTATCGTTTCGGAGAATGGTCTTCCTTCTATGAGGCTCAATGTAGATGGAGCAGATACTGAGATCAAATTCGGATATCCTTTAAAACCTGAGGAAAAACAAAACCTTGAGTTTTACCTGCCGCTTCATTTAAAATTCATTAAAGAAAAAATAGGCACCCTGCCCCAAAGTCTTTTTATTTCTGAAAAATTCAGATCTAAGGAAGATTTTTTCGGAAATAACGATATTACATTCTGGAACTTCAGATTTCAACTCTTTACCGATGCTGAAAAAACAGATCTTGATTATTTCGGGATCATTGCAAAAAAAATTCTTGATGAAAAAATCATCACCGACAAAGAAAAAGACCACTGGTTCAAGAATGGTTTAAAATCATATCTTGAGATTCAGTACCTGCAGAAATTTTATCAGGATACGAAACTTCTGGGAACCCTTCCTGAAACTAAAATTTTTGGAGTTAAACCTTTAAAATTATTCCATGCATCCAACGTTAAGCTTTTGGATCGATATGGATTAGCCTATCAATACATCATGTCCCAGAATCTGGATCAGAAGATCGACGAAAAATTCTCTGCATTAAGTAATTTCAACGATATGGCGGTCAGTAGTTTTGAAACGGGAAGTCTTTTCAGCTATACAGCAGATAAAATGAGTTATGAGCAGTTCAATACTGTATTAAGAGAGTATGTTTTACAGAATACCGGGAAAAAGATTGCTCCTGAGGGTTTTCTAAGTGAACTTACCAAAACGGATAAAACGTCCGGTTACCTTTCCGGATTTTTAAAACAAAAAAACAGAGTTGACTTCCGGCTTAAAAACATAAAAAAAGAAGGTGACCTTTTCAACATCAGAATTGGAAAAAATACAGATCTTCCTATTCCCGTAAAACTGGAAACCCAGACCACTGAAGGTGAAAAGAAAGCTTACTGGATTGAGACAGAAGAAAACGAAAGAATCAAAAACATAACACTTCCTGCTTCAGATGACATTCATAAAGTAACATTGAACAGTGGTTATATTTTTCCAGAGTCTAAATACCGGGATAATTTCCTGTATGCAAAAGGGTTATTTTCCAACACTAAAAAAATTAAACTCAAACTGATCAAAGATATTCCAAACCCGGAATACAATGAAATATATGTCAGTCCGAGAGTTCGTTTCAACAACACGTATGATAAATTTCTGTTTGGGATTAACCTGAAAAACCAGTCTTTTTTTGACCAGAAGTTCTTATATTCAGTAACACCAATGTACAGTTCGGGCACAGGAAAACTTACGGGTTCCGGAGCTGTCTCCTACTCTTTCCTTCCTGCTGAAAGTATTATCAGAAGTCTTACTTTTGGAGTTTCCGGTTCTTATTTCCATTACGATTATGGACTGGCCTACAGAAAAGGGTCTTTATTTTCCAGTATCAGCTTCAGGAAAGATCCCAGAAGTACGGTAAGCAGAAGCATAGGAATTTCGTACAATTATTTTGAAAGGGATCTCAGTCCAAAAATGATCGCTAATCAGGATTATGGTAAATACAATCTCTGGAGCTTCGGATATGGATACAGTGACAGCCAGATGATCCATGAAAAAAGCTTAAGCCTGAGTGCCCAGGGAATGGAAGATTTCAATAAAATAACTGCAGAAGGCTTTTACAGGTGGGAATTTGCTCCTAAACAGAAGTTGAGCTTAAGATTATTTGCCGGATATTTTGTAAGAAATGATACCCGTAACAATATGTTCAATTACGGTATATCAAGAGTATCTAATTATTCCTTTTCCTATAATCTTTTAGGAGAAAGTGCTAACAGCGGTATTCTTTCACAGCAGTTTATTTTGGCCGACGGAGGGTTTAAATCTTTTATTCCGGGATCGGTTAACCAGTGGATTACCTCCTTCAATGTAGATTCCAGTGTGTGGAAAATATTTCATGTGTATGCAGATGCCGGAATGTATAAAAACAAAAACCGTCCTACGCAGTTTATCTGGGACAGCGGCATCAAAGTACGGGTGATTCCTGATTTCCTGGAGGTTTATTTCCCGATACAGTCTTCATTAGGTTTTGAACCTTCTTTTAAAGATTACGGAAAAAGGATCAGATATACGCTGGTTCTAAATCTGGGATCAATTATTAATGCAGCCAGGAGAGGTTGGTATTAA
- a CDS encoding T9SS type A sorting domain-containing protein, producing MKKIFTVLGVAASIVAFSQNLVQNPGFESGLSNWTAGTVATYTLPTVETDAPYQGANYAKYASSATTGFYQNIPISANTQYTVSFWYKSSGSGNGARIWSCFLDSANAPIYLTSDATTDPLRNNNGYLAKVSTWTLKTLTFTSPAAATQFQLQVRAYNNSVANFDEFSLVPAGSLAVGEVAPSKYRIIKNTFVKNDEIAFGADVKDVKVYNMFGQVVKTASVKNNEVLNVAELAKGNYIVTGTVNNEPVSQKILKD from the coding sequence ATGAAAAAAATCTTTACTGTTTTAGGAGTTGCGGCAAGTATTGTTGCATTTTCTCAAAATTTAGTTCAAAACCCAGGTTTTGAAAGCGGACTTAGTAACTGGACAGCAGGTACAGTAGCTACATACACTCTACCTACAGTTGAAACGGATGCCCCTTATCAGGGTGCGAACTATGCTAAATATGCTTCATCTGCAACTACCGGATTTTATCAGAATATCCCGATCAGTGCGAATACCCAATATACAGTAAGCTTCTGGTATAAATCATCAGGATCCGGAAACGGAGCAAGAATCTGGTCTTGTTTTCTAGATTCTGCAAATGCTCCAATATATTTGACAAGTGATGCTACAACGGATCCTCTGAGAAATAATAATGGCTATTTAGCTAAAGTAAGTACTTGGACACTTAAAACCCTAACATTTACTTCTCCTGCTGCTGCAACTCAGTTCCAATTACAAGTACGTGCTTATAACAATTCAGTGGCCAACTTTGATGAATTTTCTCTAGTACCTGCAGGATCTCTTGCTGTAGGTGAAGTGGCTCCTTCCAAGTACAGAATCATCAAAAACACTTTCGTTAAGAACGACGAAATCGCTTTCGGAGCAGATGTGAAAGACGTAAAAGTTTACAACATGTTCGGACAGGTAGTTAAAACTGCTTCTGTTAAAAACAACGAAGTATTAAACGTTGCTGAATTAGCAAAAGGAAACTACATCGTAACAGGAACTGTAAACAACGAACCAGTATCTCAGAAAATCTTAAAAGACTAA
- a CDS encoding T9SS type A sorting domain-containing protein — protein MKKFYSLVATGLLSATVFAQTTIYSESMGSGTGTSDISATTFQNGSPVTYDGTGDVRSTNVSTTGAYTQASGGANVMINANNETFLISGINTSNYQNIQLYLGQRKGTTAANNELKIEVSADGISWTLLSYSRATGSNTANWVYINPTGAIPATSNLRIRFTGTNSTEWRIDDVRLTGTSGSLATIDTKKTKNAFVKNTSVNQEIYFGEKAEVKIFNMNGLLVKTASVAENGSLNVDNLQSGIYLVTGNINGKAVSEKIIKK, from the coding sequence ATGAAAAAATTTTATTCGTTAGTTGCTACAGGATTATTGTCAGCAACTGTATTTGCACAAACTACTATTTATTCTGAAAGTATGGGATCGGGTACGGGGACATCTGATATTTCAGCAACCACTTTTCAGAACGGAAGCCCTGTTACTTATGATGGTACAGGAGATGTAAGATCTACAAACGTTTCAACTACCGGAGCATATACTCAGGCATCAGGAGGTGCCAATGTAATGATTAATGCCAATAATGAAACTTTTTTGATTTCAGGAATTAATACATCAAATTATCAGAATATTCAGCTTTACCTGGGTCAGAGAAAAGGTACTACAGCTGCCAATAATGAACTGAAAATAGAGGTAAGTGCAGATGGAATCAGCTGGACACTTCTTTCTTATTCCAGAGCTACGGGAAGTAATACTGCTAACTGGGTATACATTAATCCTACAGGAGCCATCCCGGCAACTTCAAACTTGAGAATCAGATTTACAGGAACCAACAGTACTGAATGGAGAATAGATGATGTGAGACTGACAGGAACAAGCGGATCTTTAGCAACAATAGACACTAAAAAAACTAAAAACGCGTTTGTAAAGAATACTTCTGTAAATCAGGAAATTTATTTCGGAGAAAAAGCAGAAGTTAAAATTTTCAATATGAATGGGCTATTAGTTAAGACAGCTTCTGTTGCTGAAAACGGATCTTTAAATGTAGATAATCTACAGAGCGGGATTTATTTGGTAACAGGAAATATTAATGGTAAAGCGGTTTCTGAAAAAATTATTAAAAAGTAA
- a CDS encoding T9SS type A sorting domain-containing protein, whose protein sequence is MRKTLFCLMTSFAVAGLHAQVSIAATAGTTTGTYTTLKGAFDAVNAGTHQGAITISITGNTTETATAILNASGGAVSYTSVLIKPATGVTATITSADTVATIKFNGADNVTIDGSNNGTASRDLTISNTYVATTGTTPVVLWVSCTATDGAENVALRNINFAGSSPTGTVGAIIVSGTTLAAAEVSNNNFSAINNTFVKAQNAIFAIGNATNTDTGFIIKNNIIGSTVATDKMLYRGIAVQNAKNFEVSGNTIRGVMLPANSTNPAQGILIGAVATNGTIFNNRISDIKNPNPTGYGAVGIYLNSTNATANMLVYNNVINDVAGYGYASGGGVNDNGNGIFINQGAGYKIYYNTVVMDTNQNVSGRPSAFNVGSLVTAAGAVDVRNNLFINKQTQAGEKYTIYSGAANTVFSNINYNDYHSSGTNLGYIGSARATLTDIQTGFGSNTNSINVLPVFVSATDLHLSTTGNTALDNKGTPVAGVTLDADGNTRNATTPDLGGYEFTAVVLATQEVAKGSKISYYPNPVVDYLTITNDTKIRNIEIYNAMGQRVVNETVNAEKGSVDMRKLSPGMYILKVNSDKESQTLKILKR, encoded by the coding sequence ATGAGAAAAACTCTATTTTGCTTAATGACGAGCTTTGCTGTTGCGGGTCTTCACGCGCAGGTAAGCATTGCCGCTACAGCCGGCACAACAACAGGAACTTATACCACATTAAAAGGCGCTTTCGATGCTGTTAATGCGGGAACACATCAGGGGGCTATTACGATAAGTATTACCGGAAATACTACAGAAACAGCAACTGCTATATTAAATGCCAGTGGAGGTGCGGTAAGCTATACATCCGTTTTGATTAAACCTGCAACAGGAGTTACAGCTACAATTACCAGTGCAGATACTGTTGCAACCATCAAGTTCAACGGTGCTGATAATGTAACAATTGATGGAAGTAATAATGGTACAGCTTCAAGAGATTTAACGATCAGTAATACGTATGTTGCTACAACAGGTACTACACCGGTGGTTCTTTGGGTTTCGTGCACCGCTACGGATGGAGCTGAAAATGTTGCTTTAAGGAATATTAATTTTGCTGGATCCAGCCCTACAGGAACTGTAGGAGCAATTATTGTGTCAGGAACAACGTTAGCTGCAGCTGAAGTATCTAATAATAATTTCTCTGCGATTAATAACACTTTTGTGAAAGCTCAGAATGCTATTTTTGCGATAGGAAATGCTACTAATACAGATACAGGATTTATCATTAAAAACAATATTATTGGCTCTACAGTAGCAACAGACAAAATGTTGTACAGAGGAATTGCTGTACAGAATGCTAAAAACTTTGAAGTAAGCGGAAATACAATCAGAGGAGTAATGTTACCAGCAAATTCCACCAACCCTGCTCAAGGTATTTTAATTGGTGCCGTTGCAACAAACGGGACTATTTTTAATAATAGAATATCGGATATTAAAAATCCTAACCCTACAGGATATGGTGCTGTTGGTATTTATTTAAATTCCACAAATGCAACAGCTAATATGCTGGTATATAATAATGTCATCAATGATGTTGCTGGTTACGGTTATGCTTCAGGCGGAGGAGTAAATGATAATGGAAACGGTATTTTCATTAATCAAGGGGCTGGTTATAAAATCTATTATAATACGGTAGTAATGGATACCAATCAAAATGTTTCAGGAAGGCCGTCAGCATTTAATGTTGGAAGTCTTGTTACTGCTGCAGGAGCTGTAGATGTGAGAAATAATTTATTTATTAACAAACAAACTCAGGCTGGAGAAAAATATACCATTTACTCAGGAGCTGCCAATACGGTCTTTTCCAATATTAATTACAATGATTATCATTCATCAGGAACTAATCTTGGATATATTGGCTCTGCAAGAGCTACTTTAACAGATATTCAGACTGGATTTGGAAGTAATACAAATTCTATCAATGTTTTGCCTGTATTTGTTTCCGCTACAGATTTGCATTTATCAACAACTGGAAATACAGCGCTTGATAATAAAGGGACTCCTGTTGCTGGAGTAACTTTAGATGCCGATGGAAATACGCGAAATGCAACAACACCAGATCTGGGAGGATATGAGTTTACAGCAGTTGTTTTGGCGACTCAGGAGGTGGCGAAAGGTAGCAAAATCAGCTATTATCCAAATCCGGTTGTAGATTATTTAACAATTACCAATGATACTAAAATCAGGAATATAGAAATTTATAATGCAATGGGACAAAGAGTAGTAAATGAAACAGTAAATGCAGAAAAAGGTTCCGTTGATATGAGAAAGTTATCTCCGGGAATGTATATCCTAAAAGTGAATTCGGATAAAGAATCCCAAACTCTCAAAATCCTTAAAAGATAA
- the dusB gene encoding tRNA dihydrouridine synthase DusB: MIKIGNIGLPEFPLLLAPMEDVSDPPFRRLCKMHGADLMYSEFISSEGLIRDAIKSRKKLDIFDYERPVGIQIFGGDEEAMAMSARIVETVNPDLVDINFGCPVKKVVCKGAGAGVLKDIDLMVRLTKAVVSSTHLPVTVKTRLGWDSTSINIDEVAERLQETGIKALTIHARTRAQMYKGEADWEHISRIKQNPNIEIPIFGNGDIDSPEKALEYKQKYACDGIMIGRAAIGYPWIFNEIKHFFKTGEHLPEPTISDRLLAVRQHAEWSAEWKGERLGLVEMRQHYSNYFRGVPHFKEFRKKFLEVFTLVEMDALIKETQQFYEEYQPQI; the protein is encoded by the coding sequence ATGATAAAAATTGGCAATATAGGACTGCCGGAATTTCCGCTTTTACTTGCACCGATGGAGGATGTAAGCGATCCGCCATTTAGAAGATTATGCAAAATGCATGGTGCAGATTTGATGTATTCGGAGTTTATCTCTTCAGAAGGGTTAATTCGTGATGCCATCAAGAGTAGAAAAAAGCTGGATATTTTTGATTACGAAAGACCTGTAGGAATCCAGATTTTCGGAGGAGATGAAGAAGCTATGGCTATGTCTGCAAGGATCGTGGAAACGGTTAATCCGGATCTGGTAGACATCAATTTCGGATGCCCTGTGAAAAAAGTGGTTTGCAAAGGAGCGGGAGCAGGAGTTCTGAAAGATATTGACCTTATGGTACGTCTTACAAAAGCTGTAGTAAGCTCTACTCATCTTCCTGTAACCGTGAAAACCCGTTTAGGATGGGACAGCACCAGCATCAATATTGATGAAGTGGCAGAACGTCTGCAGGAAACAGGTATCAAAGCATTAACCATCCATGCCAGAACCCGCGCGCAAATGTACAAAGGCGAGGCAGATTGGGAACATATTTCCAGAATAAAGCAAAATCCTAATATTGAAATCCCGATCTTCGGTAACGGGGATATTGATTCTCCTGAAAAAGCACTGGAATATAAACAAAAATATGCCTGTGACGGAATTATGATCGGAAGGGCTGCTATCGGGTATCCATGGATATTTAATGAGATCAAACACTTCTTTAAAACAGGTGAGCATCTTCCAGAGCCTACTATTTCAGACAGACTTTTAGCTGTACGCCAGCACGCAGAATGGAGTGCCGAATGGAAAGGAGAAAGGCTAGGACTTGTGGAAATGAGACAGCATTACAGCAATTACTTCCGAGGAGTTCCTCACTTCAAAGAGTTCAGAAAGAAATTCCTTGAAGTATTTACACTGGTAGAAATGGATGCTTTAATTAAGGAAACACAACAATTCTACGAAGAATATCAGCCACAGATATAA
- the deoC gene encoding deoxyribose-phosphate aldolase — protein MNIAQYLDSTYLKTPAQSGKSNEETLLINKDLAQVAIDNGIFAVMIRPDYVAEIKKYIQERNSNVVVGTVIGFHEGTYSVDEKLAEASKAIADGADELDFVINYNAYLKGDLTLVKDEFVRCTQLCLTHHKIAKWIIEIAALTDEQIAGITKHIADWAEENFSENDLERIFVKSSTGFYETADGKPNGATFEGIKIMLDNAGKLPVKAAGGVRTPEDAEKMISMGVKRIGTSSALALIKNQTPSEGY, from the coding sequence ATGAACATTGCACAATATTTGGACTCAACCTATTTGAAAACACCTGCCCAGTCGGGGAAATCAAATGAAGAAACATTACTTATAAATAAAGATCTTGCGCAGGTAGCGATAGATAATGGGATTTTTGCCGTGATGATCCGTCCGGATTACGTAGCGGAGATCAAAAAGTATATTCAGGAAAGAAATTCAAATGTTGTGGTGGGGACTGTCATTGGTTTTCATGAAGGAACATATTCAGTTGACGAAAAGCTTGCCGAAGCTTCTAAAGCAATCGCAGACGGAGCCGATGAACTTGATTTTGTAATCAATTACAATGCTTACCTCAAAGGTGATTTGACACTAGTGAAAGATGAGTTTGTAAGATGTACCCAGCTTTGCCTTACCCATCATAAAATTGCAAAATGGATTATTGAAATTGCAGCTTTAACAGATGAACAGATTGCTGGCATCACTAAGCATATTGCTGATTGGGCGGAAGAGAATTTCTCAGAAAATGATCTCGAACGTATCTTTGTTAAATCCTCAACAGGATTTTATGAAACAGCCGACGGAAAACCTAATGGAGCTACATTTGAAGGGATTAAAATTATGCTTGACAATGCCGGAAAACTTCCTGTGAAAGCAGCCGGCGGAGTAAGAACTCCGGAAGATGCTGAAAAAATGATCAGCATGGGAGTGAAAAGAATAGGAACCTCTTCAGCACTGGCACTGATTAAAAATCAAACTCCATCAGAAGGATATTAA
- a CDS encoding Lrp/AsnC ligand binding domain-containing protein, whose amino-acid sequence MKNSSNTSYHLDSIDKEIIYMLMDNAKTSLAHISKNVGISTTAVHQRIKKLEHAGVIENSISFLNPKKIGYKVISYIGVFLDQPSHYSEVVKSLQDVNEVVEAHYTTGNYTIFLKVLCKDNDHLMQILNKLQKLKGVTRTETFISLEQGIYRQLKV is encoded by the coding sequence ATGAAAAATTCAAGCAACACAAGTTATCATTTAGATTCTATTGACAAAGAAATTATCTACATGCTGATGGACAATGCTAAAACGTCTTTAGCACACATCTCAAAAAATGTAGGTATTTCTACAACTGCGGTCCATCAGAGAATCAAAAAACTTGAACACGCAGGCGTTATCGAAAATTCGATTTCGTTTCTGAATCCTAAGAAAATAGGATACAAGGTCATTTCGTACATTGGAGTATTTCTTGATCAGCCGAGTCATTATTCAGAAGTCGTGAAGTCTCTTCAGGACGTCAATGAAGTAGTGGAAGCCCACTACACTACAGGGAACTATACCATCTTCCTAAAAGTTCTTTGTAAAGATAATGACCATCTTATGCAGATTCTTAATAAACTTCAGAAGCTAAAAGGGGTGACAAGAACAGAAACTTTCATATCTTTGGAGCAAGGTATTTACAGACAATTGAAAGTATAA